The stretch of DNA GAACGATTTTCTGATCCGCCCCGATTGCTCCTACGTCGCCAAGAAGTTCGCCGAGAACCCCGATTGGGCGGCGCTCAAGGCGTAAGCGCGGGCTCTTCCAGCGGCGCGTCGATCCGCGCATAGTCGGTGGCGGCGATCGTGCGGAGGATGCTCGCCCGCAGCGCGCGCGCATCGGCCAGCGGCACGCCGGGGACGGCGAAGCTGCCACCCGCCAGTCCGAGATGCACCGTCGCATAGCCGCGAAGCCGCGCCAGCGGCCCCTGCGCGATCTCGACCGAATGGAGCTTCAGCCGCGTCGCGATCCGGCTGGTGGGGGACAGCAGCCCGGTGGTCGCGAAGATCTGCGTGTCGCTCAGCGCAAAGCGGCGAAACTGCCAAGCGTAGAGTTGGGCGCCCACGGCCACCACCGCCAAGCCGAGCGGGATCAGGAACACGCCCATCGGCGCAAATATGGCTGCGGCGATGGTCGCCAGCACGAACAGCGCCGATCCCAGCACCGCCCGGTCATTGCGGTGCCGCTTGCTCGAGCGCTGCCAATGCGTGCCCTCGTCCGGCAGAGCGAAACCGGCCGCGGCGACAATCGGGGCGAGTTCCTCCATTTGCGCAAAGGGCGCGACCACGTGGCTCTCGTCCTCGGCATCCTGCGCGAGGCTGACGAAGCTGAGGCCGTGCCAGCCGAAGCGATAGCGCAGCAGGCCGGTGCCGATCACCAGCCCCTGCACCCGGTGCACCGGCATCACCACGTCGGTGCGGGTCAGCAATCCCCGCTGCCGCCGGAACCCGCGCGGGCTGCGGGTGAGGGTGAAGCCCCAGTCGCGCAGCATCGTGCGCGCGATGCCCGTCGCAAAGCCGATCGCGATCAGACCGATGACCCCGGCCACGGTCCCGATCACCTGCCCGATGAAGCCGAGGCTGGCGACGGTCTCTCCGGATTCGCTCAGCCAGCTGCGCCACAGGTCGACATCCCAAAGCTCGATCCCGGTGACATTGTCGACATATTGCAGCGCGCCGCCCAGCACCGCGAAGACCGCGAGCGAGAATTCGAACATCCCGAAGGTCAGCAGCCGCCGGGGGGTGAGCGCGTAGAGCACCTCGGCATCCTCGGCGCGGGGCGGGGCCTGCGGGTCGGCAAGGTCGGCGCTGGCCACCTCGTCTTCGCGCCGCTCGCGCACCAGCTGGCGCAGGCGTTCGCCCTCGGCGGCGGTGAGGTATTGCAGCGCAAGATCGTCGCCGCCGCCGGCCCCGGTCTCGAACTTGACTGCGACCAGCCCGAGCATCCGCGCCAGCGGGGTGGCTTCGAGGCTGACGTCCTGAATGCGCTCATAGGGCACCGCGCGCGCCGTGCGGCTGATGACGCCGCTTTCGACCCGCACGTCGCTCTCGCCGATGGTGTAGGTCAGCCGCCGCCAGCCGAGCCAGCTGAATGCCGTGCCGATCAGCGCCGCCGCCGCGCCGACGCCGATGGCGAGCCAGTAGCGCCCTTCGCCCCCGACCCCCGAAAAGGCGATGGCGATGGCGGGCAGGATCGCGCTGCGGATGCTCCCGAGCGCGCCGAGGATCACGCTGACGGGGGCGGTGCGCTGCGGCGCGGTCATAGCATTTCGCGGCGGATATGCGCGCGGATCGTCTCGCGCATCTCGCGCGCCAGCGGCTCGCCGAGGCCGGGGAGGGCGACGCTGGCATTGTGATTGCCAGCGGTGTGGAGCGTGAGCGTGGCGATCCCGAAGAACCGCTCGATCGGCCCTTGATCGACGTCGATATGCTGCACCCGGCTGAAGGGCACCACCGTGTCCGAGCGGAACAGCAGCCCGCGCACCACGCGCAGCCGGTCGGCGCTGATCTGGTAACCGCGCGCGCTGTAGCGGCGGGCGGGGATCCGGATGATCAGCGCCGCAGCGATCACCAGCACCGTCCCGGCGATCACGCCCTGCGGCAGCAGCCCCTTGTCCGCCAGCGCGGCCTCCAGCACCAGCGCCCCGATCAGGAACGGAATCGCGGTCAGCGTGGTGCGCACCCGCAGCGCGTGGGCGTAGTTGGGGTGCAGCTTGGTCAGCGCGCCCTCATCGTCGAGCGGCATGGCAGGCGGCGGCGGAGAGGTTGCGTCCATGGTGCCTTATCTGCGCAATACAGCCGCCCTGTGCAAGCGCTTTCGCAGGGCAAGCCTAACGGAAATATCAGGGCGACGAGCGGGTCGCCGCGCCCTAGAACCGCCCGGCAAAACCACCTCCCGGAGAGACCCGTCATGACCATCCTGCATTCCAGCCTCGGCCCCAACCCGCGCCTCGTGCGGATGTTCATGATCGAAAAGGGACTGGAAGAGGGGCGCGATTTCACCCGCGTGCATTACGACATCATCTCCGGCCAGAACCGGCAGGATGCAGGCTACATGGCGAAGAACCCGCAGGGCACGACGCCGACGCTGGAACTGGACGACGGCACCTGCCTCACCGAAAGTTGGCCGATCTGCGAATTCATCGAGGAACAGCACCCCGAACCCAACCTCTTCGGCGCGAGTCCCGTGGAGCGCGCCACGGTGCGCAAATGGGCGCGACTGTTCGATCAGGAAGTGGTGGTGCCGATGACGATGGGTTTCCGCGCCGGTGCGGGCCGCCCGATGTTCGCCCCCCGCTTGAGTGTCGTCTCGCCCGAGGCTGGGGTGGAGCTTTCGGCGATGGCGGACGAAAAGTGGCGGCTGTTCGACACCTATCTGGGCGCGAGCGACCACATCGCGCTGGGCCGCTTCACCTTTGCCGACCTGCTGATCTTCGCCTTCGCCAATTTCGGCTTCACCGTGGGGTGGAAACTGCCGGAAGGCACCGGCAACCTCGCGCGCTTTGTCCAGACGCACAACCAGCGCGCGTGCGCGGCGGTGTGGCAAGAGGCGGAATAAGCTGCGCCGGTGGCCTGTCGGCCGGCCGGATTACCGGGTCTTCAGCGTGATCCGGCATTCCAGCCCCTCGGGCGAAAAGATCTGTTCAGTCGTCCCCTCTCCGGCCAGAGCATCGAGGATAAGCATCGAGCCGAATCCCTGTTGCCTGTGCTCCGGCGGGGCAGGGCCACCGCGCTCCAGCCAGGTGATTTGCGTCGTAACGCCCGACAGGCCGATCGTCACTGCGACCCGGCCGGTCTCGCTGGACAGCGCGCCATGCTTGATCGCGTTGGTCAGCAATTCATGGGTGACAAGCGCCAGCCCCTGACCGGCCGTGGCGGTGAGTTGCTCTTCCCCGTTTACAGTGATCCGGACCCGATCCTCGATTGCCGGAAAGGTCGCCAATTCCGCTTCCACGATCGCGCTCGGCATCATCGCAGAGGACTCCTCTCCAACGATCAGGTTCTGCGTGCGCGCAAGAGCGGCGACCCGGCCTTCCAGTGCGCAAGCGAAGGCGTCGGTGCTTTCGGCAGTTCTGGCCGTGAGGCTGATCATCGACTTGACGATGCTCAGCATGTTGCGGACCCGGTGGTTCAACTCCTCGGTGACCAGCCGCAGCCTTGCCTCATTCTGCTTTGCGTCGGTGATGTCGATGACATGGCCGATCAGACGGGTTGGCTGACCGTTCTTGTCGAGAAGCGGGCGACCGGATGCCTTGATCCAGCGAATCTCGCCCCTGGCGGTTCTGATCTGGCAGTCGAAAGTCCATTCGCGGCTTTCTTCGATCGCGGTCTTTTGCAGATTATCGACCCTGAGACGGTCTTTCTCGACCACATGGCCCAGAAACCGGTCGTAGCTCCATTCATCGAGCGGTTGGTCGTAACCGAAGATCCTGTCGTGCATCCTGTTTCTGACGGCGCGGCCGCTTGCGAGGTCGAGCTCCCAGATGCCTGTCTGGCTGTTGTCCAGAACAAGCCGCAAGAGGTCGGCGCTTCGATCTTCGAAGGGCAGCAGATCAGTCATTCCGTGTCATGGGCTCCATGCCGGTCAGTTATAGTCTGGACCGCATAGGACTGAAGTTCTCCCGGACGGCTACGTTCCAGTCCATCCCCAAACTGGACACGAAAAACCCCGGCGGGGTGAGCCGCCGGGGTCTTGCAGTTCTGTGGCGTGGGCTGACTCGGGCAAAGCCCGGGTCGTCAGACGGGGCGCGGGCGCCCCGCTGGCCCGCCCTAGCGGCTTAGAAGCCCATCCCGCCCATGTCGGGCATGGCGGGCGCAGCCGGCTTGTCTTCCGGACGCTCGACGATCGCCGCTTCGGTGGTGATCAGCAGGCCAGCGACCGAGGCCGCATCCTGCAGGGCGGTGCGAACGACCTTGGTCGGGTCGATCACGCCGGCCTTCACCAGGTTTTCGTAGGTGTCGGTCGAAGCGTTGAAGCCCTGGGTCTCGTCATTCTCGCGCAGCAGGTTGCCCGCGACGACCGCGCCATCGTGGCCGGCATTCTGGGCGATCTGCTTGATCGGGGCGGTGATCGCCTTGCGGATGATGTCGATACCACGCGTCTGGTCTTCGTTCGCGCCCTTCAGCCCTTCGAGAGCCTTGGTGGCGTAGAGCAGCGCGGTACCGCCGCCCGGGACGATGCCTTCTTCGACCGCAGCGCGGGTCGCGTGGAGAGCGTCATCGACGCGGTCCTTGCGCTCCTTCACTTCGACTTCGGTCGCACCGCCGACCTTGATTACGGCCACGCCGCCAGCGAGCTTGGCAAGGCGTTCCTGCAGCTTCTCGCGGTCGTAGTCGGACGAGGTGTTGTCGATCTGGGTGCGGATCTCGGCGACGCGCGCCTTGATGTCGTCAGCCGAACCGGCGCCATCGACGATGGTGGTGTTGTCCTTGTCGATGGTGACCTTCTTGGCCTGGCCGAGCATGCCGACGGTGACGTTCTCGAGCTTGATGCCGAGGTCTTC from Porphyrobacter sp. YT40 encodes:
- a CDS encoding PH domain-containing protein, yielding MTAPQRTAPVSVILGALGSIRSAILPAIAIAFSGVGGEGRYWLAIGVGAAAALIGTAFSWLGWRRLTYTIGESDVRVESGVISRTARAVPYERIQDVSLEATPLARMLGLVAVKFETGAGGGDDLALQYLTAAEGERLRQLVRERREDEVASADLADPQAPPRAEDAEVLYALTPRRLLTFGMFEFSLAVFAVLGGALQYVDNVTGIELWDVDLWRSWLSESGETVASLGFIGQVIGTVAGVIGLIAIGFATGIARTMLRDWGFTLTRSPRGFRRQRGLLTRTDVVMPVHRVQGLVIGTGLLRYRFGWHGLSFVSLAQDAEDESHVVAPFAQMEELAPIVAAAGFALPDEGTHWQRSSKRHRNDRAVLGSALFVLATIAAAIFAPMGVFLIPLGLAVVAVGAQLYAWQFRRFALSDTQIFATTGLLSPTSRIATRLKLHSVEIAQGPLARLRGYATVHLGLAGGSFAVPGVPLADARALRASILRTIAATDYARIDAPLEEPALTP
- a CDS encoding HWE histidine kinase domain-containing protein, translated to MTDLLPFEDRSADLLRLVLDNSQTGIWELDLASGRAVRNRMHDRIFGYDQPLDEWSYDRFLGHVVEKDRLRVDNLQKTAIEESREWTFDCQIRTARGEIRWIKASGRPLLDKNGQPTRLIGHVIDITDAKQNEARLRLVTEELNHRVRNMLSIVKSMISLTARTAESTDAFACALEGRVAALARTQNLIVGEESSAMMPSAIVEAELATFPAIEDRVRITVNGEEQLTATAGQGLALVTHELLTNAIKHGALSSETGRVAVTIGLSGVTTQITWLERGGPAPPEHRQQGFGSMLILDALAGEGTTEQIFSPEGLECRITLKTR
- a CDS encoding glutathione S-transferase family protein, whose translation is MTILHSSLGPNPRLVRMFMIEKGLEEGRDFTRVHYDIISGQNRQDAGYMAKNPQGTTPTLELDDGTCLTESWPICEFIEEQHPEPNLFGASPVERATVRKWARLFDQEVVVPMTMGFRAGAGRPMFAPRLSVVSPEAGVELSAMADEKWRLFDTYLGASDHIALGRFTFADLLIFAFANFGFTVGWKLPEGTGNLARFVQTHNQRACAAVWQEAE
- a CDS encoding PH domain-containing protein — encoded protein: MDATSPPPPAMPLDDEGALTKLHPNYAHALRVRTTLTAIPFLIGALVLEAALADKGLLPQGVIAGTVLVIAAALIIRIPARRYSARGYQISADRLRVVRGLLFRSDTVVPFSRVQHIDVDQGPIERFFGIATLTLHTAGNHNASVALPGLGEPLAREMRETIRAHIRREML